The genomic region TCTTGGGTCGTGGGGTAAAAAGGGCCGATGTTGGAGGCAGCTTTAGACCCAAAGGAATCAGTCAAGACTCGTCTGACCATCGACTTACATGCGTGTTGTGTGAatgggagagaagaggatgtaGTATTTGGACTGGAGTATCTTGACGTCACATGGTCTACTCCTCGGACCAGACCCCAattgcattgcattgtcCCTTTGTTTACCCATAAACAAGAGCTGGACTGAACTGAACTGGGCAGATGGTGCTGCAAGTCGGTGGCCTCTTAGATCATGAGAGTGTTGATCTCATCTGATAAATTCCCAACACGAACTGGACCAACGTTGCACTACAGAGTACACCTCGTCAGCTCAGAACCGTGATCGACATAGCTAAATTTTACCAAGGTCATGCCCTCTCCAGATCCtgtaattaatataagtcAGAAAACCCAAAATAAAAAAGTCTAATCCGCCCTAATTGCCCTCACGCATGAGTCCTTGCTCGAAATTACGGAGTATCTTTTTTCGGTGAATTCTTGCTCTTCCCTTGATCAATTGCCGAAACAACACCAGATTTTCTACATATTTccccgtcatcatcattaaTTCCCCACGATGCCCTTGCTCCCCCGCCCCTTGgaacctttttctttcttccccGCATCCCAGAGAAACTAACCCCGACCCCAGCGATCGTCTGCGTCCGAAGAACCACCGCGGAATGTCGGGCCTAGAGCCCGTCTCCATTGATTCCAAGTCGTGATCATCTTTGTATTCTTGGCGAAATGGTCAGATTAGCAAGAGTTTTATTATTCTGTAGCCGTCTAGGAGGTAATGGGTGCCCTGCTGGGCTCGTGAATTGGCGCTGTTCCTTGGATGTCTGGGATCAGGAAGATGTGCGTGCTATGCTACGTTGTAAGTCAAAGGCACAGCAGTAAAGGCTTGGGTGGTATGCAGATGCAGGTTGTTTAAACGGTCAAATCATTATTAAGTAGCTTTCTGTGGTAGCTTACTGCCCTTCTAGGCAAGTCTGTCAGCTCCATCTATGCGATTTCATCCTTTCAAGGATCATCATGATACCCCTTAGCCCATTACATGAATCAATGCCATCATCGACTCCATAGAATACACTTTTTTCCCTCTCCGGGCCACCATACCGCCAACGTCTCTAAGCGTTGTGGTACTCGGTCTAATTATCTGAACTCAACTAAAAATCCCATTCATAAATCAGTAGATACCAGGGATGATTCGGTATCGAACAATCTTGCGGTACTCCTCCCAGTCCTTGCCGTACTTGCGGTGGCACTTGTCGTCGTCACGTCGCTCACGGTGAATGAGGAGGATAGCAAAGTACAGGATGTAGAAGTAGGTGATGAGCATGCCCCATCCCTTAGCTTCGCCCCGGATAACCTCTCGACCGTCTCGCATAACCCACGCGCCCTCGGCATGAGTTCCGGCGCTGAGAATCTGATACCCGGCGATACCGGTGGGAAGACAGTAGGGCCACGACTGGATCCAATCGCCCAGGTAGTTGATGTGACGAGCGATTCCCCACCAGCCTGTTgtgagaagcttgctgcCCTTCTGGGTCTGGATGTACTTGAGGTGAGAGATTCTGGGATCGTCGGGGTTGGTTCGGAAGCGGTTCTTCTCGTTGTTGGCTGAGCGGAAGATGTAGAAGCCAAGGCCGATGAGACCCAGCATACCGGCTAGTCCGAGAGGGCCGAGAGAGACAGGGTGAACGGAGAGATATCGGGTCTGCAGCGAGTAGACATATGGCACCCAAACAATATCGCCAAAAGCCAACATCATACCGAAGCCATCGGTGGTGATGTCCATGGTCGTCAAGATCGCGGGCTCGTTCCACCAAGAGTCGAAGACATACAGAGCCTGAACAGCGGTGATGAGGATAGAGCTATCCGTCACGAAACCATAGTTGCGATACTGCTGAGCGCACCAAGAACAGTTCATGATAATCCAGCCCATCATTCCAGGTCGAAGCTCAAGGAACTCCTTGATGTCAACCTCACCGATGAGAGGGATCGAAATACGGGGGTTCAGTTCACGACCGATGAACCAATCATACAACATGTTTCCGGAGTGGCCTCCGGCAGCAAGCTCGCGGTTCTCCTTATTTCCGGGCTTAACGCTAAAGCTTCGAACGTAGACGAAGGTGGACACGAGGTAGGAGTAGATGATGTTGGCGGAAAGGATCTGAATGAAGTTCTCCGACATGAAGGTCCAGACCGGAAACTCGGCACCCTGAGCAGCGGTTCCAGCGGCAAGGACAGCCAGGGTGAAGGTGCTAGAGTACAAAGCTGCGAAACGTGTTAGAAACGTCTTCCTCTCATCATTCCCAGGTTTGACGAACTGTTAAATCGGTACTTGAGTTTTCCTCCAGAGCGCAACTCGGtgccctcaacttcaaccgCGGGAAGAACCCGGTAGAGGATCAGGGAGAGGACATTGTATCCGATCACAGCGGCGGTTCCCTTCCAGCTGACCAGGCCAGCGACGCCATTGCTGGGCCATCCGACTTCGTGTTTCAAGGCATCGAGCGATAGGGTCTTGGGGTGAAGCAGAGATGGCGCGGGGCATCCCGAGATGTCGTTGCAGACGAAGTTGAAGACGTATACGAGGATGGGGAGGAAGAACGAGATGACAAAGGCGCCGGGACTGAGAATTGTTAGCTATGATCTGAAGAGTGAGGTAAGGAGATGACTTGAAACTTACGGGCCAAAGAACTCATAGCCGTGTTGCTCCTCTGAAGCCGGCTGTTTATCTTTGACAGCCATGTTTGAGGTTTCGACGAACTCAGATCAGGGGCTTCAATTCTTTCTAAGTTCAGATGCCAAAGGAATTCTACTCAAACAACGtggcctcttcttctcatgaAACAAAGATCAACTCTTTGCAAAAAGTGAAGGCGAGTCTACGGGAGTCGTGACGAAATTACACAGAATTAGCTTAATCTAATCAACGCGTAGTGTATTCTTTTTCGGGCCCCGCTGCTTCCCCTGTCGTATTCGCGTATTCGGGAATGGCAGTTGTCTCAGGGCAATTGGCGAATTAGAGCTTGGATACTCCGTAGTTTCACTAACACGACGGAAGTCGGCAATAGATTTGTTCGGCAATAAATATCTGACTGTAGTATTAAAATAGAGTTCTTATATCTCTTACTTGAGAGCGGTATACGCAACTCGTCATCTACACGATTTGGCCAAAGTTCAGACTGGCTTGTGAGTCCAAAGAAATCGGTATATCTTCAAGCTCCAAGGCACAAAAGTCTATGATGGTGCCGGACAAATACTTGTCCCGTTGGAGAATATCCTCTCACAAAGGGGCCAATCACCAGCCACACATGTCGCCACAAATCCAAGCCCCATGTGTCTTAATTCTCCGGTCAAGGGGCGTAGAGCAAGGTGTGGAAGGCCATGGCGGGTTTTACTATTTGTGGAAAAGACAGTTTGAGGTTTTGGGGATTGCAACAGGAGCCAGGCCCCAGGGACCACAACGCGTAATCAGGGAGAATACAtacatcatctccatctccataTCGCCAAAACCCTCGCGACTCAGGCCTGAAACTATATGTTTGTGTCTTCTCTGTGAAGTTGTTCCGCTTACTCACCCGTCCCTTCATTATCAGCCCCTTTTTTGGTGACCATTGTTTTTGATGATAGGCTTTATCGCAATCATATAGCTCCGATCAACCAGGCAGTAGATCTGTCCCGACGACCATTCCATTCTAATCCATTTGTCTCGGCTTCAATAGTCCAACGACCAATATCCTCATACGGTTTCGAATCGATAACCATCGATAACCATCGATAACCATCGATAACCATCGATAACCATCGAGTCCATCATCATGCGCTTCCAAGCATTACCATTCGCTTTATCGTTACTCGGTTCGGCGAGCGCTCAAGTCGCAGAGCAACCGACAACCACGATCCAAGTCCCACAATGTACAGCAACTTCACATACCGGCATGGGCGGCTTCTTCGATCTACGACCAGATATGGCCGTCGTGCCCGATGAGAACACAAAGAAGTACGCCGTGACAAAGGACTACTTCTCAAAGGGCTACGACTACGGAAAGAACTTCACATTAAACATCTGCGGTCCGGTCGTGGAGCCAGTCACAAACGTCGTTGGTGTCGAGCCGCCTTTGTGGCAGAACGTGAGCGCTTATTACATGGTGGGAGGCGAGGTCTTCTCAATAGGGTGGGTTTGAACATGCACAACTTGGTGCATTGCGCACAAAGGAATGCGCCAGCTAATACAGACGCAGTTTCGAATCAATGGATTTACAGAGCCGTGGTCGCAAGTTGGTTCTTCAATACACAGGGGGCTCTCCTTGCGGCGCCGACGTCAACAAGACGGAACCTATCTACGAACGATCCGCCCAGCGCGACTCGTACCTCGAGGATGAGAACGACTTGACGGCTTACACGCCCGTTCCGGAACCCGAGGAGCCCGCTGAGGAGGAACCGAAGCCAAAGGACAAGCGAAGACGCAAGTCGACGACCATTTCGTTCCACTGCGATCGAGACCCAACCACGACCTCTGCCAGCGTCTCCTTTGTCGGCACAGATCCAGACGAATGCGCCTATTTCTTTGAGGTCCGATCCTCGCACGCATGCGCCCACGCAGAGCCACATAAGCCCGGTAGCGTCGGCCCAGGCAGCATCTTCGGACTCATCGTCGTGATCGCGGTGCTCGTGTACTTCCTCGGCGGCATCTTCTACAACCGAACGGTGACCCATGCGCGCGGCTGGCGACAACTCCCCAACTACAGCTTATGGGCGGGAATCTGGAGCTTCATCTGCGTGCGTCGTCCCCTCCCCGGCTCCAAGCCCGAGCGATACTCTCCCTGAGTTattttcctttctctttttgctCCTCCGTTATTTTTTTGGTTTTATAGAAAAGAAACTGGGGGCTGACAGGTGAGGTTTTCTCTTTTGGTTTTATAGGAACTTTGTTTTTGCTGCTTCACGGCCTGTCTGAGACGAATCACCGTTCGACGTGGCTACCAACAAGTACAC from Fusarium oxysporum Fo47 chromosome III, complete sequence harbors:
- a CDS encoding ergosterol biosynthesis ERG4/ERG24; this translates as MAVKDKQPASEEQHGYEFFGPPGAFVISFFLPILVYVFNFVCNDISGCPAPSLLHPKTLSLDALKHEVGWPSNGVAGLVSWKGTAAVIGYNVLSLILYRVLPAVEVEGTELRSGGKLKYRFNTLYSSTFTLAVLAAGTAAQGAEFPVWTFMSENFIQILSANIIYSYLVSTFVYVRSFSVKPGNKENRELAAGGHSGNMLYDWFIGRELNPRISIPLIGEVDIKEFLELRPGMMGWIIMNCSWCAQQYRNYGFVTDSSILITAVQALYVFDSWWNEPAILTTMDITTDGFGMMLAFGDIVWVPYVYSLQTRYLSVHPVSLGPLGLAGMLGLIGLGFYIFRSANNEKNRFRTNPDDPRISHLKYIQTQKGSKLLTTGWWGIARHINYLGDWIQSWPYCLPTGIAGYQILSAGTHAEGAWVMRDGREVIRGEAKGWGMLITYFYILYFAILLIHRERRDDDKCHRKYGKDWEEYRKIVRYRIIPGIY
- a CDS encoding mannose-6-phosphate receptor binding domain-containing protein, whose protein sequence is MRFQALPFALSLLGSASAQVAEQPTTTIQVPQCTATSHTGMGGFFDLRPDMAVVPDENTKKYAVTKDYFSKGYDYGKNFTLNICGPVVEPVTNVVGVEPPLWQNVSAYYMVGGEVFSIGFESMDLQSRGRKLVLQYTGGSPCGADVNKTEPIYERSAQRDSYLEDENDLTAYTPVPEPEEPAEEEPKPKDKRRRKSTTISFHCDRDPTTTSASVSFVGTDPDECAYFFEVRSSHACAHAEPHKPGSVGPGSIFGLIVVIAVLVYFLGGIFYNRTVTHARGWRQLPNYSLWAGIWSFICVRRPLPGSKPERYSP